In one window of Desulfonatronum thioautotrophicum DNA:
- the rpoZ gene encoding DNA-directed RNA polymerase subunit omega, translating into MARITVEDCLQQVDNRFMVVQMAIKRVQQYRKGYQPLVESDNKEIVTALREIAAGKVLPAEDIQEAGIVGQMK; encoded by the coding sequence ATGGCCAGGATTACTGTTGAAGACTGTTTGCAGCAGGTGGATAATCGATTCATGGTGGTGCAGATGGCCATCAAGCGGGTGCAGCAATACCGGAAAGGGTATCAGCCGCTGGTGGAGAGCGACAATAAGGAAATCGTCACCGCATTGCGCGAAATTGCCGCGGGCAAGGTGTTGCCCGCTGAAGACATCCAGGAAGCCGGCATTGTCGGCCAGATGAAGTAA
- a CDS encoding tRNA lysidine(34) synthetase, with protein MSRLGKLSFAQKKCLGPTGLLMQRTAMIWPGARIGVAVSGGVDSWIMLQVLLLRQRIVPFPFELLVIHLNPGFDVTSHAPLAPWAALHGVALHAETTDYGPKAHGPENRKKSPCFLCSWNRRKRLFELCKHYGLTHLALGHNADDLVQTFFMNLFRNGRVEGLSPKENYFGGELVLIRPLLLLEKPMIRRAAAQWNLPVWSNPCPSATCSERSRTDEWLQSHLAHNTAMHGSVYGALKRWQLDVLHGSS; from the coding sequence ATGAGTCGACTTGGCAAGTTGTCCTTTGCCCAGAAAAAATGCCTCGGCCCCACCGGCTTGCTGATGCAGCGCACGGCCATGATCTGGCCCGGAGCCCGCATTGGCGTGGCCGTATCCGGAGGGGTCGACAGCTGGATTATGCTTCAGGTGCTCTTACTGCGCCAGCGCATCGTTCCGTTCCCTTTTGAATTGCTGGTCATTCACCTCAATCCGGGGTTTGACGTCACCAGCCACGCCCCCCTGGCGCCATGGGCCGCACTGCACGGCGTCGCCCTGCATGCGGAAACCACGGATTATGGACCCAAGGCCCATGGCCCGGAAAACAGAAAAAAATCACCCTGCTTTTTATGCAGCTGGAACCGTCGCAAACGCCTCTTCGAACTCTGCAAGCATTATGGATTGACACACCTGGCTTTGGGTCATAACGCTGATGACCTGGTGCAAACGTTCTTCATGAATTTGTTCCGCAACGGCAGAGTGGAAGGGCTGTCGCCCAAGGAAAACTACTTCGGGGGAGAACTGGTCCTGATTCGTCCGTTGCTCCTTCTGGAAAAACCGATGATCCGCCGGGCCGCCGCACAGTGGAACCTGCCTGTCTGGAGCAATCCCTGCCCATCGGCTACCTGCAGTGAACGATCTCGAACTGATGAATGGCTGCAATCCCATCTCGCCCACAACACCGCCATGCATGGCAGCGTCTATGGCGCATTGAAGCGTTGGCAGCTTGACGTCCTCCACGGAAGCTCATAA
- the dnaJ gene encoding molecular chaperone DnaJ, translating into MAGRKDFYDILGVARDASDEEIKKAYRRLAMKYHPDRNPDDPQAEVRFKEAAEAYEVLRDQQKRTHYDRFGHEGLNNSGFQGFRSNEDIFSTFSDIFGEFFGFGSRGPRPQAGADLRYNLTLAFRDAAKGTEVELQIPRNEVCGDCEGSGAAPGTQPETCQHCGGQGQMFQNQGFFRLAVTCPVCQGQGEIITSPCRECRGRGIVRKTRELKVRIPAGVDNGSRLRLRGEGEPGLHGGPPGDLYVVVHVEEDEIFRRQGQNLVVKKEISFVDAALGARIDVPTLEDPVPMDIPRGTQSGHVFQISGMGLPHLGSTHRGDLLVEVQVKTPTKLTGKQEELLREFARLEEERPMKKVKRFFEKAKEAVKG; encoded by the coding sequence ATGGCTGGTCGCAAGGATTTCTACGATATCCTCGGTGTAGCTCGAGATGCCTCGGATGAGGAGATCAAAAAAGCCTATCGCCGTTTGGCCATGAAATATCATCCGGACCGCAATCCGGATGATCCCCAGGCTGAAGTTCGTTTCAAGGAGGCGGCTGAAGCCTATGAAGTGTTACGAGATCAGCAAAAACGTACCCATTATGACCGCTTTGGCCACGAGGGATTGAATAATTCCGGGTTCCAGGGCTTTCGAAGCAACGAGGACATCTTTTCCACGTTCAGTGATATTTTTGGTGAGTTTTTCGGTTTCGGCTCCCGAGGTCCGCGACCGCAGGCCGGGGCCGATCTGCGCTATAATTTGACGCTGGCCTTCCGCGACGCGGCCAAGGGAACGGAAGTCGAGCTCCAAATCCCACGCAACGAGGTCTGCGGGGATTGTGAGGGATCAGGTGCGGCTCCGGGCACGCAACCCGAGACCTGCCAGCATTGCGGCGGACAGGGCCAGATGTTTCAGAACCAGGGCTTTTTCCGTCTCGCCGTCACCTGTCCGGTTTGTCAGGGGCAGGGAGAAATCATTACCTCGCCTTGTCGGGAGTGCCGTGGTCGGGGGATTGTCCGCAAAACCCGTGAGCTGAAGGTTCGGATTCCCGCGGGAGTGGACAACGGCAGCCGTCTGCGGTTGCGCGGGGAAGGAGAGCCAGGCCTGCATGGCGGGCCGCCCGGTGATCTCTATGTGGTCGTCCATGTGGAGGAGGATGAGATTTTTCGCCGTCAGGGGCAAAATCTCGTGGTCAAAAAAGAGATCAGCTTCGTGGACGCCGCCCTGGGAGCGCGCATTGACGTGCCGACCCTGGAAGATCCGGTTCCCATGGACATTCCCAGAGGGACCCAGAGCGGACATGTATTTCAGATTTCCGGCATGGGCTTGCCCCACCTGGGCAGTACCCATCGTGGTGATCTTCTGGTGGAGGTTCAGGTCAAGACTCCCACCAAGTTGACCGGCAAGCAGGAGGAATTGCTCAGGGAGTTCGCCCGACTGGAAGAGGAGCGGCCCATGAAAAAAGTGAAACGTTTTTTTGAGAAGGCCAAGGAAGCGGTCAAGGGATAG
- the hisF gene encoding imidazole glycerol phosphate synthase subunit HisF, translating to MLSKRIIPCLDVRDGRLTKGIKFKGNVDIGDPVDMAKFYSDEGADELVFYDITASSEGRGIMLRVVEEVASKTFIPFSVGGGIRNVADMRAVLLAGAEKISVNSAAVRAPEIISQGAAAFGSQCVVVGMDVLKVATTPDIPSGYEVVIHGGRTPTGIDALAWAKQVQELGAGEICLNSIDADGTKEGYELTLTRLIAESVSIPVIASGGAGRPEHLADAVTQGLASAALIASIVHYGEYTIREIKNILAQRGVKVREVW from the coding sequence ATGCTCAGTAAGCGGATCATTCCGTGCCTGGATGTCCGGGACGGACGCCTGACCAAGGGGATCAAATTCAAAGGCAACGTGGATATCGGCGACCCCGTGGACATGGCCAAGTTCTATTCCGATGAAGGAGCCGATGAACTGGTCTTCTACGACATTACGGCCTCCAGCGAGGGCCGGGGGATTATGCTTCGGGTCGTGGAGGAAGTGGCCTCCAAGACCTTTATTCCTTTCTCGGTTGGAGGCGGCATCCGCAACGTCGCGGATATGCGGGCTGTACTGCTGGCCGGCGCGGAGAAAATTTCCGTCAACTCCGCGGCAGTCCGCGCGCCGGAGATCATATCCCAGGGCGCCGCGGCCTTCGGCTCGCAATGCGTCGTCGTGGGCATGGACGTGCTCAAGGTGGCGACCACCCCGGACATCCCTTCAGGCTACGAGGTGGTCATTCACGGCGGGCGTACACCCACGGGAATCGATGCACTGGCCTGGGCCAAACAGGTTCAGGAATTGGGTGCCGGAGAAATCTGTCTCAATTCCATTGACGCGGATGGAACCAAGGAGGGGTATGAATTGACCCTGACCCGGCTGATCGCCGAGTCCGTGTCCATACCGGTGATCGCCTCCGGCGGGGCGGGACGGCCGGAACATTTGGCGGACGCCGTCACCCAGGGCCTGGCCTCCGCCGCGCTGATTGCGTCCATTGTGCATTACGGAGAGTATACGATCCGGGAAATCAAGAATATCCTTGCCCAGCGCGGGGTGAAGGTCCGCGAGGTGTGGTGA
- the moaC gene encoding cyclic pyranopterin monophosphate synthase MoaC yields MNETFSHLTEDGELTMVDVGAKEQTQRLAMARGEVILSAKTLDLLMAKALPKGDVLATAKIAGIMAAKRTADMIPLCHSLNLAYVDLRFNVDVQRQRIVIESEIRCLDRTGAEMEALTAVQMAALTIYDMCKAVQKDIVIGPCRLIHKSGGRGGTYDAVPVDDPE; encoded by the coding sequence ATGAACGAGACATTTTCGCATCTGACCGAGGACGGGGAACTGACCATGGTCGACGTGGGTGCCAAAGAGCAGACCCAGCGCTTGGCCATGGCCAGGGGTGAAGTCATCCTTTCAGCCAAGACCCTGGACCTGCTCATGGCCAAGGCCCTGCCCAAGGGAGACGTGCTGGCCACGGCCAAGATCGCCGGGATCATGGCGGCCAAACGGACCGCGGACATGATACCCCTCTGTCACAGCCTGAATCTGGCCTACGTGGACTTGCGCTTCAATGTGGATGTGCAGCGGCAACGGATCGTGATCGAATCGGAAATCCGCTGCCTGGATCGCACCGGGGCTGAAATGGAGGCCCTGACAGCGGTGCAAATGGCCGCATTGACCATCTATGACATGTGCAAGGCCGTGCAGAAGGATATCGTCATCGGTCCCTGCCGCCTGATACATAAATCCGGGGGACGCGGCGGAACCTACGACGCTGTCCCGGTAGATGATCCTGAATAA